From Negativicutes bacterium:
CCGGAGTAAAAATTGCCAGCAGAGTGCCGATCAAACAGACTGCGATGGCAGTCTGCTTGACAGACCAACGTTTCGTAATACTGAAGGCACTGACACCGGCGGAATAGACATCCAAAAACGTAGTAGTGACGGTAGAAAAAATCACAATGAACAGTCCTGCCAAACCGAATCCGGCTTTGATCAGGATGACCGTGATATCGGACTCTTCGGTCAGGATGGCAGCTGCCATGCCAATCAGATACATCCAGGAACTGGTAAAAAAGTAAACGACGGCGCTGACCAGAGTTGCCGCTTTGGGATGGCGGGCAGTGCTGGTATAATCTGAAATCAGCGGCAGCCAGGAGAGCGGCATGGCTGCCGATAATTCGACCGCGGCGCCAAAGCGGATACCGCTGCTGAGAACAGACGTCGCCCGACCCCGGAAAATTAAAACGCTGAGCAGGATACTCAAAACAAACAAACCGGTCATGGCAATCGCATTCAGCCAATGCAAGCTTTTCATCCCGATCAGCAGCCAGAGAATCAGGAAGCCGCAGATCAGCAGGCTCCAGACCCAGCCCGGGGCATGCAGGAAAATCGTACTGGCTGCATTGGCTCCGCTGTAAATCATTACGGCAGTCCAACCGATCAGCTGCAAAATGTTCAGGCTGGCGAAAAGCAGCGAACCTTTTTTCCCAAAGGAGAGTTTCACCGTTTCCATCGCGCTGCGCCCGGTTTGAGCGCCGATCAATCCGGCCAGGTATAAAAGCAGACAGCCAAGCAGATGCCCGCTGAGGATAGCGGCAAGTCCCTGCCGCCAACCCAAAGGCGCCAGCAGCGTCCCGGTCATAATTTCAGCTAAGGAAATTGCGGCGCCAAACCAGAGCAATCCATGGCTGAAGGTAGAA
This genomic window contains:
- the cytX gene encoding putative hydroxymethylpyrimidine transporter CytX, with amino-acid sequence MENKNTSTFSHGLLWFGAAISLAEIMTGTLLAPLGWRQGLAAILSGHLLGCLLLYLAGLIGAQTGRSAMETVKLSFGKKGSLLFASLNILQLIGWTAVMIYSGANAASTIFLHAPGWVWSLLICGFLILWLLIGMKSLHWLNAIAMTGLFVLSILLSVLIFRGRATSVLSSGIRFGAAVELSAAMPLSWLPLISDYTSTARHPKAATLVSAVVYFFTSSWMYLIGMAAAILTEESDITVILIKAGFGLAGLFIVIFSTVTTTFLDVYSAGVSAFSITKRWSVKQTAIAVCLIGTLLAIFTP